In the genome of Caballeronia sp. NK8, the window ATGCTAAGCGCTCGGCTTCCCGAAGTCGATCAATCCGTTTCGATCGAAACGCTCTTGGGAGTGGCCGCCCAAGCCACTGACATTCTCAATCAGATCCGCGACGCGATGTTGGAGCCGTATCCGCGCAAAAGCGCGCCGACATTCACGAGCGCCCAGGTGGCGTCGCTCTGCGGAGTCGACAAGCAGCGGTTCCAGTACCTGACAACCAAGGGCGATCTGCCCGCAGGCACGTCAAAGGGAGCGGGCCGCAGCAAGGAGTTCAGCCTCGAAGAAGCACTGACCTGGATCAGGGCGACGAAGGAGCGAACACGTCGACCGGAAGGCAAGCGCGGGCGAATTGTGACCGTTGCGAACTTCAAGGGCGGCGTCGCCAAGACGACGACAGCTGTATCTGCCGCGCAGGCGTTGACCCTGCTCGGCCGTCGCGTGCTCGTTATCGACTGTGACCCGCAGGGCACCACCACCCAGCTTTGCGGATGGGCGCCGGACGCGGAAATCTCGGACGATCAGACCCTTCTTCCACTCATCTATGGTGATCGGGAGACGCTGCACTATGCGGTGCAGGAGACATATTGGCACAACCTGGATCTCATCCC includes:
- a CDS encoding ParA family protein; its protein translation is MLSARLPEVDQSVSIETLLGVAAQATDILNQIRDAMLEPYPRKSAPTFTSAQVASLCGVDKQRFQYLTTKGDLPAGTSKGAGRSKEFSLEEALTWIRATKERTRRPEGKRGRIVTVANFKGGVAKTTTAVSAAQALTLLGRRVLVIDCDPQGTTTQLCGWAPDAEISDDQTLLPLIYGDRETLHYAVQETYWHNLDLIPASSSLFDAEFEIPAKVLNDSTFEFWEIVRKGLMPLANEYDAIVIDTPPALSYLTINALLASDAILLPCPPEALDFASSTQFWHLFADIAKKLPGVLEQKRFDFVNVIMTKAKSDDVSRVVRGWLQKAYGDRVLPFEIPESTVPKGASAQLSTVYDLSKPDGSTAAYNRFKEPLDRLAEHLDAQFVRAWNQTEA